The Quercus lobata isolate SW786 chromosome 4, ValleyOak3.0 Primary Assembly, whole genome shotgun sequence genome segment AAGCACAAAACTTCACATAGCCATGTTTCCCTGGTTTGCCTTTGGCCATATCACTCCCTACCTGCACCTCTCAAACAAGCTTACAGAGAGAGGCCATAGGGTGTCTTTCTTACTGCCCAAAGGAGCACAAGCAAAGGTAGAACATCTCATCCTTTATCCAAACCTCATCCACTTCTATCCCCTTCTTGTTCCCAGTGTAGATAGGCTACCCCCTGGTGCCGAGACTGCCTCAGATGTTCCTCTTCCACTTCGTGGACATCTTTGTGTTGCCTTTGACCAAACCCAAGACCAAGTTCAAACCATTCTGAGCACTCTCAAGCctgatttcattttctttgacttcaGCCCTTGGATGCCAGCCTTAGCACACCAAATTGGCTCCAAGGCCATATGTTATTCCATTGTAACCCCAGCAACGCAAGCACTAAAGGTTCCTACCAAGGAGAAACCAGAGGATATGACTGTAGAAGACTTCATGCAACCGCCTCCTGGCTATCGTCCTTCGTGTGTGCGAATAAAGTCCAAGGACCATGAGATTGCACAACTAAAAGTGTTTGCCAAGGCTCTTGGAACAGAGATGTCTCTTTATGTTCGAATTACGTATGGCTTGATTTGGAGTGATGCCCTGGCCTATAGGACATATCATGAGTTTGAAGGGCCATATTGTGACTACTTAAAGCAGCATTATGCTAAGCCTGTGCTGCTAACAGGACCTGTCCTGCCTAAAGCACCGGCCACAAAGCTAGATGAGAAATGGACTAATTGGTTATGCAATTTCAAGCAAGGTACTGTGGTGTATTGTGCATTTGGGAGTCAAAATAAACTACAAAAGGACCAGTTTCAGGAGCTACTTTTGGGGTTTGAGTTATGTGGGCAACCATTTTTGGTGGCTCTGAGTACTCCAGATGGTTGCGCAACAATTGAAGAAGCTTTTCCAGAAGGCtttgaagagagagttaaaGGGAGAGGATGGGTGTATGGGGGATGGGTACCACAAACATTGATATTGGAGCACCCATCTGTTGGCTGTTCTGTGACCCATTGTGGATATGGGTCCATGTGGGAGTCTCTCTTTAGTGATTGCCAAATAGTATGCGTTCCATACCTTGGTGATCAAATTGTGGGTGCCAGGTTAATGGTGGAAGAACTTAAAGTTGCAGTGGAGGTGGAGAGAGAAGATAATGGGTGGATTTCCAAGGAAAGCCTGAGTAAGGCCATTGTCTCTGTGATGGACGAGGACAGTGAAATAGCTGGGCTGGTGAAATATAATCATGCCAAGTTGAAGGAGGAACTTACTAGTGAAGGCATGCAAGAGAGATATTTAGACACTTTCATTCAAAACCTGCAAGGTCTTATGGATTGACTAAGTGCTACATATGAACCCAACTACTTAATCCTTTGCACTAAAAAGAGCAGTAGCAGTTTCAATTGAGGAAGGATTCACTTGTGTTATAGTTTGGATGCTACTTCTTTGTCAATGTTGTTCTATTTGGATATCCagttgtatttcttttttgggttgtaCTTGTGTTTCGTTtctcttttagcaaaaaaatgaCAGTAATGATAaggaaaatacaatttttactaCTTGAGCTTTGCAAATAGAAGTATGTCAAGTTGtaaatatatttaaagtttgttgccaaatcctattattattttgcttctGCACCTTCCTTCCCACCATCCTAATATCTCAGCAACCTACTTAGGCAGCCGACAAACCTCAAAGAAGGAAACATTTGCAGCCATAAGCAAATTATAACTAAATACTGCAGCAACAGCTTATCAACATGTTTTCTCCACTGCCCTTGGACATACAACAGCAGTCCATTTAAATAATTGTCTATTGAGGGTATTCTTTACAGCTTAAAATCTTTCCAAAAGGTGCAATCTTGCACAAAGAAACATTAGAGGACACCCTTGGACTCCACGTAAACATACTTCCAATAGATGCTCTGGAAGCCCTATAATAAGAGTGGACATCAAACTTTCTATATTCAATTAAATTCCAAACCAACAATTAAGAAAGGAAGAAACTAACTCTAACTCCCTCAACTCTGCTCGACTTCAACAAATCTTTGGTTATGATGAAGATTCCCAAATGCAACCAAATAAGAAGCCAATTTGGCAATCTTACCAAAACTATCACAAAGAAATTTGGATATAATATTAggtctaaaaaacaaaattcgacattaaaaattttgttgattcacttcaattaattaaatataaatttcattttatgtATGTTGCATGCACACCAAATAGAAAAAGTCGAAAATTCAATTATTTCTATGACAAGATATAcactttatataaaataatttatacttttttttcgTTGGATATTATATAATATGAATTGTGGTAGAATATATTTGTCGTGATTTATGGCTTTTTGCTTTGTAAAGTGTATACATTATGAAAGATTGTTAGGTATCACATGTTTAATTAGTAGGATGAACGTTAGCTTCAACTTAcccaaaaggaataaaataataaataaaaaaaaaagatgaagaacgTTAGTTACATAATTTGAAATAATCAAGAATTGTTcccttatcaaaaaatatatataatcaagcAAAATCTATAAAGATCCAACCTAGTCCAATCTTTATTTAGGAACagcgatatatatatatatatatatatatatttttttttttgcttaaagtatatttgtattgtgaaaaaatgagaaaaaaaattaggcttaaaaaaaaaaaaaaaaccttgtacaTTAtacctaaaaactaaaaattgaacttATAAACTCTAGCCAAACAGACAAATTTGATTCATTAGATTGTGCACAAACCCAATCGGTGtggctctctttttttctcaaatccAAACCTTTAAAGTCCAATCCAATACCTGAAGCCACCTCCAATAAATCCAAACCCACATGTTTTAAACCCAAACTCAATCAACCCACCCCAAAACATAAGCCCAAGCACCACACTTCCTAACCCAATACCCCCATCAAGCCAAAAGCCCAAACCCAACTTCCATATTTAACAAACTACCCTTTAGTTCCAAAACTACATTTTGACCCCTTTATTATATAGAATTACCCAAACATCACTTTACCAAATTGCCCACACAGAAATGtcaatatcatttttaaaatccTAAAGGCTTAAAGTAATAACGAACTAGATTTCCATAGctctttttgtttattaaaatatatttgtaaaaaaaaaaaaaaaaaatcatcattaaaAGTATATTGGGtcccaaaaacaactaaattcCACCAATTGTCGGTCTTACTTATCCTCTAACTTAGGATGAACGTAAGCCTcaacttacccaaaaagaataaaaaaaagatgaagaatgtTAGCTACATAATTTGACATAATCAAGAATTGTtcccttattaaaaaatatatataatcaagcAAAATCTATAAAGATCCAACCTAGTCCAATCTTTGTTTAGGAACAactaatttagttttatttattttgctaaaagtttactaaagtatatttgtattgtgaaaattgagaaaaaaaattaggttaaaaaaaaaaaaaaaactcatacaTGATACCTAAAAACTGAACTTATAAACTCTAGCCAAACAGAGAAATTCAATCCATTAGATTGTGTACAAGCCCAACTGGTATGGTTCTCTTTATTTCTTAAACCCAAAGCTCTAAAGCCCAACCCAATACCTGAAGCCCCCCTCCAATAAACCCAAACTCAATCAACCCACTCCAAAACATAAGCCCAAGCACCACACTTCCTAACCCAATACTCCCATCAAGCCGAAAGCCCAAACCCAACTTCCATATTTAACAAACTACCCTTTAGTTCCAAAATTACACTTTGACCCCTTTATTATGCAGAATTACCCAAATATCACTTTACCAAATTCCCCAAACAGAAATGTccatatcatttttaaaaacctAAAGGCTTAAAGTAATAATGAACTAGATTTCCATGGctctttttgtttattaaaatatatttgtaaataaaaaaaaaaatcaaaaattcatCATTAAAAGTATATTGGGtcccaaaaacaactaaattcCACCGATTGTCAATCTTACTTATCCTCTATCTTAGGATGAACATTAGCCTcaacttacccaaaaagaataaaaaaaaggaaaaaaaagaaaagaaaagaaaagatgaagaatgttagctacaaaatttgatataatcaagaattgttcccttaaaaatataaatatatacaagcAAAATCTATAAAGATCAAACCTAGTCCAATCTTTGTTTAGGAACaactaatttagttttttttttttttttttggctaaaagtttactaaagtatatttttattgtgaaaaaaatgaggaaaaaagaaaaagaaaaaaaattaggttaaaaaaaaaaaaaaaacttgtacaTGATACCTTAAAACTGAACTTATAAACTCTAGCCAAATAGAGAAATTCGATCCATTAGATTGTGTATAAGCCCAACCAGTATGGTTCTCTTTATTTCTCAAACCCAAAGCTCTAAAGCCCAACCCAATACCTGAAGCCCGCCTCCtataaacccaaacccacatgTTTTAAACCCAAACTCAATCAGCCCACTCCAAAACATACGCCCAAGCACCACACTTCCTAACCCAATACCCCCATCAAGCCAAAAGCCCAAACCCAACTTCCATATTTAACAAACTACCCTTTAGTTCCAAAACTACACTTTGACCCCTTTATTATACAAAATTACCCAAACATCACTTTACCAAATTGCCCACACAGAAATTTccttatcatttttaaaaacctAAAGGCTTAAAGTAATAATGAACTAGATTTCCATAGctctttttgtttattgaaatatatttgtaaaaaaaaaaaataaataaaaaattcatcattaAAAGTATATTGGGTcccaaaaataactaaattccACCAATTGTTAGTTTTACTTATCCTCTAACTTAGGATGAACGTTAGCTTcaacttacccaaaaagaattaaaaaaaagaaaaaaagaaaaaagaaaaaaaaaagatgaagaacgTTAGCTACATAATTTGATATAATCAAGAATTGTtcccttattaaaaaatatatataatcaagcAAAATCGATAAAGATCCAACCTAGTCCAATCTTTGTTTAGGAACaactaatttagtttttttttttttggctaaaagtttactaaagtatatttgtattgtgaaaaaatgaggaaaaaaaaaattggtttaaaaaaaaaaaaaaaaaacttgtacaTGATACGTAAAAACTGAACTTATAAACTCTAGCTAAATAGAATAATTTGATCCATTAGATTGTGTACAAGCCCAACCAGTGTGGTTCTCTTTATTTCTCAAACCCAAAGCTCTAAAGTCCAATCCAATACCTGAAGCCTGCCTCCaataaacccaaacccacatgTTTTAAACCCAAACTCAATCAACCTACTCCAAAACATAAGCCCAAGCACCACACTTCCTAACCCAATACCCCCATCAAGCCAAAAGCCCAAACCCAACTTCCATAATTAACAAACTACCCTTTAGTTCCAAAATTATACTTTGACCCCTTTATTATACAGAATTACCCAAACATCACTTTATCGAATTGCCCACACAGAAATGTccatatcatttttaaaaacctAAAGGCTTAAAGTAATAATGAACTAGATTTCCATAACTCTTTTTgttcattaaaatatatttgtaaaaaaataaaaaaaaataaaaaaaaattcatcattaaAAGTATATTGGGtcccaaaaacaactaaattcCACCGATTATCAGTCTTACTTATCCTCTAACTTATCATATCACAATTATCAGTCTTACTTATCCTCTAATGAGAGAGATGACTGTTTTCTTCATTTGCTAAGATTACAGGATATCTCATATATATACATGGATCTACAACTAACACCTATATTTTGTACTAAATATAAAGATTGTAAGAATATTTTTTCATCACTAACCCATTGAAAAAAAAGTGTGATGTGGGTTGCCAAGAGGATAGGATCCAACTCGAACTCTACTTGCCCTTATACAGCATTTAGCCTATATATGTTAGGACCAATCATGCATACCCTCAGGTAGCTCTTTTAACcccaaattaaattatttcctataataaatatacttatataaataattaaagctTGGCACCAAAAATTACACTGGCACAAAGATATACTATAAAGACTCGTacatttctttatttcttttccttctttttggaTGGATTCTtatagttaggttgaattttatttctttattgcatttgcatttgtttttgttttttatgttctaaTCTGCTTTGACCTATATGATGAAAATGATGATTAGACAATTATAATGGTTATGGGAATGGTTTAGTTTCAGAGATGAAACATTCTTAGAGTAtgtgttttgacttttgagatAAATATGGTTTATAATTCTTATACTGATATGTGGGCAAATGTAGCTAAATAGcctcaatttttaaattatgtagCCAATTAGCCACATTTTCAAATTATGTAGCAAAATAccattgttttgaaactcaatatTGCTGATGTTGAGTTCCAAGTAAAATTCGACATTAGCAATATCGAGTTCTATGATAATTTTGctacttcaattttttaaaattttgcgcAAAACTCAAAATTAAGAATGTcaagtttcatttaaaaatacGCATAGAACTTGACATTACTAATATCTACAAGTTCTATGCTAATTTTgcttcttaaatattttttaaaaattttgcgCAAAAGTTGGCATCAACAATATCaagttctataaattttttaagtggAAATTGATATTGCTAATGTCAAGTTTTgtgcaaaatattaaaaaaatttaagtagcAAAATAAGCATAGAACTTTTCGACATTAGTAATTTCAAGTTCTACGCATGTTTTTAAGTGGAACTTGATGTTCTTAATGTCAAGTTTtgctcaaaaattaaaaaaaaaaaaattaattagtaatataAGCATAGAACTTGCCAACATTGGTAATGTTAaattctatgcatatttttaagTGGAAATTGACATTCTTAATGTCAAGTTTTCcgtaaaatttttaaaataaatttaagtagCAAAATAAGCATCGAACTTGTTGACATTAATAATATCAcgttttatgcatatttttaaatagaaCTTGACATTCTTAATATCAAGTTTtccacaatattaaaaaaaaaaaattatatagcaaAATAAGCGTAGAACTTGTCAACATTTGTAATGTTAAGttctatgtatatttttaagcagaacttgatatttttaatatcaagttttgtgcaatttaaaaaaaaaaattaattagaaaaataagaatagaactTGTCTACATTCGTAACCTCAAgctctctatatatttttaagtggaaATTGACATTCTTAATGTCAcgtttttcacaaaatttaaaaaataaaaataaaaaattaacacaaaataGCATAGAACTTGTCAACATTAGTAATGTCAAGTTCCTTTGCATATTTTTAAGTGGAACTTGACATTCTTAATGTCAAGTAGTTttgcacaaaatataaaaaataataataataataataataataataataaataaaaataaaaaagcataaaaCTTGTCTTCATTAGTAATGTCAAGTTCTATGCATACTTCTAAGTGGAGCTTGACATTCTTAATGTGatgttttccaaaaatttttataaaaaattatttagcaaaataagcataaAACTTGTCAATATTAGTAATGTCaagttctatgcatatttttaagTGCACTTGACATTCTTATGTCaaattttccacaaaattttaaataaaatttaagtagcACTTGATTGATTGTTGCTGGCTGTAAAGTTCCTCATTTCataaacgatgaagatcatgaagtacttggttacaaaaacCAATGACGTACCAACATAGTAGCTTCACATAGAGTATATGAGTTCTAGGTTTTTGCTTCCATAATTGATgtcttttaaaatttgttttatatatgtctagggttgtagagagagaaaccctaataATTTAAGTCATTATTGACCAAAATTCTGATATAAAGAAATATGAAATCGTAATTCTCTATAGATTGAGCTTAAGTCGAGCTTCTTCATTAAGCAACTATGttgagacttaaaaaaaaaaaaaaaaaaaaaaaaaaaaaaaaaaccttttcttcacttgtttcttggatcaaacGTAATGTCTTTACTAATACCCTttgatatgtttgaacaacttagatctacccaattacgaGTAAAAcacattttgtcaaaaaattagtcaattacatagaaaatattaCCCTAACAAAGTTAACCTATAAAATTAGCATGCAATTGAACAATTTTTGTCATTTGTCTTTAAATGCTGCTTGTCGTTCCTCCTGACTTAACTCTAGATTAATCTTCAATTGGGTTTTGTGCAACTTAGTGTACTCTTCAGTATCTCTATATCACACTTATGACCCTTTTAACATTTTCCCATCATATAATCTTTGTATATATAGTTTAAAAGGGAAGACCTAGGGGCTCAAATATATATGAATGGATTGTTGCTTCTGATCATTCTACACCTTGTTTCGTTGTTGCCtggaaaaataatttatatatatatatatatataaaattttaaattttatagtgGTAGGAGCCTTGTAGGCCAGTTGTGGATTGatttgaatgaatattttatttccaTGTTTGACTAAATAGCATTAGAAATGTTATACAGTCTTATGTTTCAAGTAGATGCTGTCTTAAATTTTCATGGAAGTAATCTGTCAAGAAATTGATGTGCTGACACTGACAGGTGGTGGTTTAACTTTTTATGTTAGTATTTCAAACTCCAAATGTTCGTGAATCATTGATTTTATTATGTGTTATAACTTCATATAGTAGTTTGTGGTAAATCATTTGGACTGTAGGGTGAATGGAATGCCATAACCATCCGGCTGAGTGAGTGTAGCCAACAATACTTGAGAATCCCAACCCTATTTTCGTGCTGGGCTTCTTTTGAGGTTATGTTCTATTACTTTATCTTGTTGTTGATGCTGTCCACCTCTATAAAAGAACGTCATTGAAGCCATTCCAATTCCAAAATCATTCCATTCAACCTTGAGGAAATTTTCACAGGATCCTTTTCCCCACCAGGTAAATTTGACAATGCAATAGCCCTTGATCGTGGGCATAAAAATCATCATAACCCCCAATATTAGATGAGATTGGTTCTGGAAAATGGCATGCTCCCTTTGCTGGAAAATTTTCTCGAGCTTACGTGTCAAGAATACACGTCAAGAATTTGAATGTAAACCACTAATTGTTGAGAATACATGTCGAGAAATTTGAATGTAAAATCACTGGGGCATTAGTTTGAAGAAAGATTATATTGGAAGATTGCATTTAGAAGATTTAGGGGTTAGGAATTTAGAGGTTAGAGATTTAAGGGTTAGCGATTCTGCTgatacaataattattttaacaaatagTGAAGATGAAAAGTGTGGAGATGTTCTTAATTAAGGTTAGCAGAGTTACATATTCTATCAAAATTTGTGGGTTTTCATGTGTTGGAATAAAGATAGGTTTACATGTACAATACTTGTGATGGGGTTCAATTACGTTGGCTAATAAGATCAAgaatgtcaataccgtaccggaggccgtaccggtttggccaccagtacgatatatttcggatatcggtcaataccggtgttcTGTTTCGGGTTTaccactatt includes the following:
- the LOC115984416 gene encoding UDP-glycosyltransferase 79B9-like, translating into MSNPRSTKLHIAMFPWFAFGHITPYLHLSNKLTERGHRVSFLLPKGAQAKVEHLILYPNLIHFYPLLVPSVDRLPPGAETASDVPLPLRGHLCVAFDQTQDQVQTILSTLKPDFIFFDFSPWMPALAHQIGSKAICYSIVTPATQALKVPTKEKPEDMTVEDFMQPPPGYRPSCVRIKSKDHEIAQLKVFAKALGTEMSLYVRITYGLIWSDALAYRTYHEFEGPYCDYLKQHYAKPVLLTGPVLPKAPATKLDEKWTNWLCNFKQGTVVYCAFGSQNKLQKDQFQELLLGFELCGQPFLVALSTPDGCATIEEAFPEGFEERVKGRGWVYGGWVPQTLILEHPSVGCSVTHCGYGSMWESLFSDCQIVCVPYLGDQIVGARLMVEELKVAVEVEREDNGWISKESLSKAIVSVMDEDSEIAGLVKYNHAKLKEELTSEGMQERYLDTFIQNLQGLMD